The Rubrobacter aplysinae genomic interval GCCGCCTCCATCTGGCCCCGGTCTATGCTCTGGATGCCGGCGCGGAAGATCTCCGCCACGTACGCGGCGCTATTCAATGAGAGCGCCGCAAGACCCGCGAAGAACAGGCTCTCCCACCGCAGCCCGATGTTGGGCGTCGAGAAGTAGATGATCGTGATCTGCACTAGTAAGGGCGTGCCCCGGAACACGTCTACGTACACCGTGGCCGGGAAGCGCAGTATGCGCGAGCGTGAGATCTTGAGCAGCGCCAGCACGAGCCCCAGGAAGACGCCGAACACCTCCGCGAGCAGCGCGAGCGCGATGGCGACCCCGGCGGCCTGCAAGAGCGTCTGCCACTCCGAGAGGATCAGGCCGACGTCGAAGTACGAGCTCACGAAGTTGCCCGGGTTGAAGTCCTCCGGGTTGAACGTTACCGGCGGCCACTGTAGCTGCGCGAGGGGCGATAGACCCGGGAGGTGGGGGAGGCTCATGCTGACTCTCTAACTAGTCTGGTTAATCTGGTTCGTCCGGGTCTCAAGAGTTGGAGAACTAAAGGTCTCTACGGTATCTGCTCGGGCTCCTGACCGAACCACTTCTCGTAGATCTCGGCGTACGTGCCGTCCTCCTTGATCTCGGCCAGAGCCTCGTTCATGGGCTGCACGAGCTCGCTATCCTGGGGGAAGGCGATGCCGTACTGCTCGCCGGTCGGGATGTTCTCCACGATCTCAAGACCCTCGCTCTGCTCCACCCGGTCCTGGGAGACGGGAAAATCGTTTATGACGGCGTCTATCTGGCCGTTCTCCAGCGCGTTGAAGGCGTCCGTGACCGTGTTGAAGGTCCGCACGTTGCCGACGCCGCTCTCCTCCTCGAGCTCCTGGGCCTCTAGCGCGCCGGTCGTGCCGCTCTCCACCCCGACGGTCGCCTCACCGAGGTCGTCGGTGGACTCGATGCCGGAGCCCTGTGCCACCAGCAGGGACTGGTCCGCGTTGAAGTACGGCTCGGAGAAGGCGACCTGCTCCTGGCGCTCGGGGGTGATGGTCATCGCCGAGATCGCCGCGTCGTACTGGCCGCTTGAGAGGCCCTGGACGATACCGTCGAAGCGGACGTTCTGGAAGTTCACCTCGTAGCCCGCCCGTTCGGCGACCGCCCGCATCAGGTCTA includes:
- a CDS encoding amino acid ABC transporter permease; translated protein: MSLPHLPGLSPLAQLQWPPVTFNPEDFNPGNFVSSYFDVGLILSEWQTLLQAAGVAIALALLAEVFGVFLGLVLALLKISRSRILRFPATVYVDVFRGTPLLVQITIIYFSTPNIGLRWESLFFAGLAALSLNSAAYVAEIFRAGIQSIDRGQMEAARASGLSYTQAMRYVVVPQAFRRVIPPLTNEFVMLVKDTSLVSVIGLVELLRAAQDIQAQTFNSSSLTAIALIYLAICLPLIYSTNVLEKRLNRKTA
- a CDS encoding basic amino acid ABC transporter substrate-binding protein is translated as MKGFREIYGTRRVPALAIMLVLTLALVAGCGGGSGSGDGGNGGGGGDTGGGGGTSSGGGGQEITVASNIAYPPFEFNEGGEPTGFDIDLMRAVAERAGYEVNFQNVRFDGIVQGLSSGQYDAAISAMTITPERQEQVAFSEPYFNADQSLLVAQGSGIESTDDLGEATVGVESGTTGALEAQELEEESGVGNVRTFNTVTDAFNALENGQIDAVINDFPVSQDRVEQSEGLEIVENIPTGEQYGIAFPQDSELVQPMNEALAEIKEDGTYAEIYEKWFGQEPEQIP